TACTTATTTAAAATGAAAAAAGATGCGGACCTCGGTGATATAAATATCCAGGAAGAGAGACCATTTGTAAGCGAAGTAAAAATTGGTAATAAAGGAATGGAGAATTTCTTTAAAACAATGAGAGAAGCAAAGCTTTATCCAAATGATATGTTTGTAAAAAGTATTTCTATGAAATCTCCTGCTGAAAAAGCTGGGATTCTAGGTGGGAATATTATCTTGGGACTTAATGGAGAAGATATCTATAGCTTTGAAGTTTTAAGAGCAACACTTCAAAAGATTGAAACAAAAGAAGTTCAAGTAAAAATCTTAGCAGATAATATTGAAAAGTCTGTGAGTCTTACTCCGGATGTAAAACCTCAAGGGGAGAAGAAAGTAAAACTCATTGGAGTCTACTCAAACGGTGTATTCCAAGGAATGAGGTTTGTTGACACTCCTTCTAAAGGCTTTGTTGGGTCGTTCACGGGAGCTTTTTCAAGAACTTGGGACACTATTGTAAAAACAGTAGGCTCGTTTAAAAAACTTATTGTTGGAGAAGTTTCACTTAAGAATATTGGAGGACCTCTCGCTATTGGTAAGGTTGCTTCGGATTCTTTTCAGACGAGCCTTTCTTACTTTTTTCAATTGATGGCCTTGATTTCAGTTAACCTTGGAGTTATAAACCTATTCCCAATTCCAGTTTTGGATGGCGGGCATATTTTATTTCTAGGACTTGAATTTTTAAATAGAGGACCCGTCTCCAGAAGAAAAATGGAAATTGCACAACAATTTGGTCTTTCAATGTTACTGATGCTGATGATTGGTGCGATCTTTAACGACGTGGTGAGATTCTTTTAATGGCCTACCTCTTTATCGATACCTCTGATCATTTAGTGCTAGGTCTTTTAGACGAAGAGTATAATTGGTTAGAGTTTATCGAAACGGATGACAAGAAGAGCTCAGCCTCTATCCATTCTCATATTTACAATCTCTTAGAGCTTAGAGGATTGAAAGTAAAAGAGATCAAGGGACTTTTTCAAGTTGCTGGACCTGGCTCATATACAGGAATGAGAATATCTGAAGGGATTGCCCAAGTTCTTGAGTGGCAGAATATCCCGATATACTCTTTCTATCATTTTGCTGTTCCTTATATTTTAGGTGTTAATAATGGCGCTTGGGTTTCTAAGGCCTTTAAGAATGAAGTATTTCTCTATGAGTGGCGCGGTAGTGTAGTAAAAAAATCTCTACATGCTGAGAGCGAATTAGTCTCTTTGCAAAATAGTTTAAGGCATGAGCTCGGTGAGTTTTGGACTCACTTTGATGGAAACTTTGAGGGGGTTAAACTTTCGAGCGCAAAGCTTATGAAAGATAATCTAAAAGAGCTATTAACTCATGTCGCAGACAGTCAGATGAGAGAAAAGCCCTTTTATTACAGATCCTTAGAAAATGAGTTCCGTGTAAGCAATAAATGACATTGGCGCAATTTGTTGATAGATTTATTACATGGGATTAACTTACTTACCTCGGTGGATATATTTCTGTATTTCATTTCTAGCATTCTTGTTAATGCTATCGTTTGGTTTTTTGGGATTCCTATTAACCGTCGCGGCCTTTGCTTTTCTCTTTGGAATTTTTAGAAAACAAAAACAAGATTTTAGAGATCATTCTAACGATAATGTTATTGTCTCTCCTGTTAATGGAAGAGTTTATAAAATTTATAAAAATGTAGATCATGACTTCTTTGGAAAAGATATGACTTGTGTTCTTATTCAAGTTCCCTTCTGGAAAGAGTTTGGATTGTTTTTCCCTGCGAAGGCCGAAATTCATGAGGTTCAATCTAGTAGAAAAGATTGTCTTGATCACCTTGTAAAGTTTAGACTATCAAGTGGAATAGATATAGGTCTTGCTGTTGGACAAAATATTCTTAGGCTTGCGCCACAGATTGTAGTGCTGCCTGGGGACCGTGGGAAACAGAAAGTTAATTTTGGATTTCTTCCAATGGGTGGTGAGGTGAAAGTATACATCCCATCTGTGTTGGAAGTTTTAATTAATGAAAAAGATGAAGTAGTTGCTGGCGAAGGAATTCTTGCTGGGATACCTACAGATGTTGAGGAAAAAATAATATGATTGATCAACCTAAGAGACTTGCTTTCTTTTTACCAAACACTTTTACAGCGTTGAATATGGCCTGTGGTTTTGCCTCAGTAATAATGTCGTGGAATGGACAATTCTATAATGCAAGTATGATTCTTCTTTTAGGAGCAATCTTTGATTCCGTTGATGGAAGAGTTGCTAGAATGACTGGAACCCAATCTCAGTTTGGAGAGCAATTTGATTCAATCAGTGATGTTGTATCATTTGGTATAGCTCCTGCATTTCTTGTTTATAACTGCTTTTTTAAAGATCTTGGACGACTTGGAATGGTCGTATCATTTATTTATCTTCTTTGTGGAGCCTTGAGACTTGCTAGGTTTAATGCAAATATTGATAAAGTAAGTAGTGATTATTTTCAAGGCCTTCCTATTCCGACTGCAGCTTTAGGACTTGTGGGTTATGTTCTACTAGCAATTGAGTTTGAACTTATTAAAACTTTAACCCCTTTTACAATTTTCTATGTTGTCCTTTACTCTTTGCTGATGATTTCAAATGTTCCATTTTATTCATTTAAAAATGCAGCATGGGTAAAAACTCATAAGAAGAGAGTATTAGCTTTAATATTTCTTTTGCTAGCATTGATATTTACATATGAACAATTAATGATTGGTGTAATCACTGGAGCGTATGTTCTTGGTGGATTGATTTACTTTATTACTCATAAAGGTGCACTTGAAGATGTTTTTTCATGGAAGAGCGAAAATGATGAAATTAACGAAGGTAATTAAGTTATTTACTTTAACTCTAATTTTAGCAAATTCTTATGCTGAAGACTTCGGGCAAACGGTGCCTGGAAGTATTCCAAATGCAATGGAAGACGTTAAAGTTGATGGTGAAAGTGTCTATATTCCAGATGGAAATGAAAGACCATTAGATAAGGTTGAGAAGAAGAAAACGTCGGCACTTGTGCCGGGTGAAGAAGATTATGGAACTGAGGTCTCAGGCAAAGGTTCTCCTTCGCAGTTTAACTCAGGCGCGCCATTTAGTGGACTTGATTCTGACAGCTATATTACCTATACGAATAAAGATATTTTAAAAGGACTTGCAAAGAAGAGTAAGTCGTCTTTTTCATTCGAATTTTTTCAAAATAATTTTGATTACACTGATACTAGAGGAGTATATTCAAAAACTTTTGATTCCGATTCAGGAGCAAAAGGTGGATCACTTCATATTTCAATGGATCGCTATTTATATAAAGGCTTTCTAAATTTTGGTTATGGTGGTGGACTTGGAGTTGGTTATAGTACAGGAAAAGGGATTTTTGCAGACGATAATACAGTTAGTAAAACTCGATTTAATCTCTACTCGTTGCCAATTGATTTAAGACTACTCATTGAATTGCCTATAGGAGAAGTTGTTAAGCTATCATTTGCTGGAGGACCAAGTGTTATGGGCCTCATTCAAAATAGAAGTGATAGAGATGACGGTGATAAAGATAAAGAGAGACGGCAAGTAGGCTATGGGTATTCTGCAGAAGGAAAACTTAAGTTAAATCTAGGGCACCTTTTTACGGATACAGGTTTTGAATACTATAGAACTCATGAGGTTAGTTTCATGTCTATTGATTTGGCCATCCGTACACAAAATTATTCTGGATTTGCAGATGAAGTTGAAATTTCGGGAATGTCATACGGCTTAGGTTTCACTTTTGAATTTCTATAAATTAAAAATTAAATATAAAGGCCAGCGCTATCAGGGTTGGCAAAAGCAACCTCATTCTGAATTAACGATTCAAGGGCAATTAGAGAAAGCTCTTTTAAAAATTGTAAAATCAAATGATATTCATACAATTGGTTCGGGTAGAACAGACTCGGGGGTCCATGCTCTCGCTCAAGTTGCCAGAATTCAAATTCCATTTTCAATTGAGAGTTCATCACTACTTAAGGCGATAAATTCTCACTTACCTGATGATATTGAATGCATGACTTGCGAGGATTCGAGTGAAGACTTTCATCCAGTTTTTGGGGCCAAGGATAAGACCTATCGTTATGTTTTTAGTCTTGGAAAAAGAAGGGATGCACTTGCTGGTGATATGGTGACTTATCTTTCTCGGAGCCTAGATATTGAAAAAATGAAAATGGCCTGCAAAGAGTTCATTGGAGAGCATGACTTTGCAGATTTTTACACAACGGGCACGGAAGTTTCATCTACAGTTAGAAGAATTTTTGACTGTAGCTTAGAAAAGTCATCTGGCTCAGGGTTTCTTAAAGATATCTACCCCGAGTACTTTGTCTTTGAAGTTAAAGGAAGTGGCTTCTTGAAGCAGATGGTCAGGCTGATGGTTGCAACTATTTGGAATATTGGAGAAGGGAAAGTGAGCTTAGATGAGCTTCGGGTGGCCCTTAGCTCACCAACTGGCAGAAAGCTGGCTCCAGTGGCCCCTCCCCAAGGACTTTATCTCTATGAAGTGAATTACTAGCCCTTTAACAAAACTCGCAAATCCCCTCTCTAATACAGTACTTTCATTGACTTTTGAGGCCAATCTCGATACTTTCACCACCTAAAAATTAAGTTAATATGATGCAACTAGTTACGCGAGGGAAAGATATGTCTTATACTGTTGAAACAATTAATGATTGTACAAAGAAAATTGTTTTTAATTTTGAAACTCTAGATCTTACTGCTGAAATTAAAACAGCAATTGTTCAAAAGCAAAAAACAACCTCATTAAAAGGTTTTAGAAAAGGAAAAGCTCCTTTAAGTATGGTTGAGCAAGTTTATGGACCACAAATCCAATCAGAAGCTTTAAATCAATTTGTACAAAATCAATTCTTTGATGCTGTTCAAAAAGAAGAGCTAAGAATCGTTGGTTACCCATCGTTTGAAAATATGAATTACGATGAAGGGAAATCAGTTAAGTTTGATGCTCTCGTTGAAATTTTCCCAACTGTAGAAGTAAAAGGTTTAGATAAAATTACTGTAGCTAAAGAAACAGTAGCGGTTTCTGACGAAGATGTTACAGCAATGGAAAAGAATTACCTAGGTTCTAGAGCAGAGATGAAAGAAATTGAAGAAGATGTGAAACTGGCAAATGGTCAATTCGCAGTTCTTAACTTTCAAGGTGAAAAAGAAGATGGTGAGAAGCCAGAAAATATGAAAGGTGAAGAGTTCTTACTTGAAATTGGTTCAGGGCAATTTATCCCAGGATTTGAAGAAGGTATGATTGGTATGAAAAAAGGTGAGAAGAAAGTTATTGAACTTACTTTCCCTGGAGACTACCACGTTGAAGAACTTAAAAACTCTAAAGTAAAATTTGATACTGAGCTTTTAGAAATTAAGCAAAAGGTATTCCCTGACTTTACAGATGAGCTTGCTAAAGAATTTGGATTTGAAACTGTAGAAGATTTCAAAACAAAAACAAAAGATAATCTCTTTAAGCAAAAAGAAAGAGAAGTTGCTGAGAAAATGCACCAAGAAATTCTTGAGAAATTAATTGAAGCAAATAAGTTTGATGTTCCAGCTTCACTTGTTTCGCAGCAAGAAGCTAGCCTTAAAGAAGATCTTTCTAGAAACCTTAAAGGGCAAGGGTTCAACGAGCAAATGCTTGGTGAGTACTTTGAAAAATGGGCAGGAGATCTTTCTGAGAAAGCAACTTTTCAAGTTCGTTCAGGATTAATTCTTGATAACCTTGCAAAGAAATACAATGTTGAAGCAACAGATTCTGACTTTGATGCAAAGATTGAAGAGATGGCCGCTGGTTCAGGTATGCAAGCTGATCAAATTAAAGGTTACTATTCTTCTGATGCAAAACTAAAAGGAAACTTAATGTACGCTATCAGAGAAGAGAAGACTTTTGAGAAGATTAAAGAAGAAATTAAACTAAAGTAATTTGTTTAAATATTGATCAAATATCACTAAGCCCGCGTAAATGCGGGCTTTTTTTATTGTATTTTTTATAGTGGTAGTTGTGTGGTGTTCGAATTTCTGTAGAATTTATCTAAATAAATATATCTGGAGTATATAGTGAAATCAGCCCTAAAGGTTCTTTTAGTCTTTATTTTTATTACTAATATTGCGGCTTCCTCAGATCCTGCAGTTGAAACTATTTCAAAAGTTGCAGCAGACTTTAAACAGGATTTGATTCGAGAGCACTCAGCAGAGAGCGTGAAGATAGTTGTTAAGAAGATTAGAGGACTTGATGCACTTGATGTTCGTGAATATATTGAAGATGGAGCCTACTCAGGAGGGACGTCTTTTATAGCTGATAAAATTAAGTTTTGTGATGGAAGAGATTGTCGAATTTTTCACATGAAAGCTGTTATTACAACGCCAATCGGACTTGAATTTACTTTTGTAAGAGTTCTCTTATTGCATAAGAGAAATGATTCAATACCAGACGTCTTAGACTTCTTCGTTGAAACAGGTCTACTTGCTAACCCTAGAACTGTTGACAGTGAAGGATGGGGTGAGCTTTTCTCAATTTAAAAGACATTTAACTTATTAAAAGCCGAGGCCATCTTTTGCACAAACTTAGATGGCCTTTTTAGTACAGCAGCAGATTCTTCTGCATTTTTCTCTGCCGTGGCCATTGTGATTCTTGTCTTAGTGGCAATTGAACCAGCTTTGTTAATCTCTTTTAATCTTTCTTGTGTTGTTTGATTTATTTTCATAGAAGCCCTATCGGAAGGGCCGGTGACAAACTTGAGGAAAAATGTAGGGTATTCCTCAAGTCATTGAAATTATTTTTGAATTTGCTTCTGCATAAGGCGCTCTCTTTGAATGAGATGATCGCAGAGTATCCAATCATTGCCAGCACCTCTTCCCACAGGTTTGAATTTAGAAGTATCAATTCTTCCTGAATCGAGAAGATCCTCATTTATATGAACCTTTACCACCTCTCCAGTAATAATTTGCCCACAACCAGGTTCATCGCCATAGCTAAGGTGATCTCTATAGATACATTCAAAGTGTATTTTACTTTCAAGGATTCTCTTGGCCTTAACAATGTCTGAATCAATTGGTGTAAGTCCCGCAAGTTTAAATTCATCTTCCCCGTAAGGTAGCTCTACAGAAGTTGTATTGATCTGATCAATGATCTCTTCACTGACAAAGCTCACAACAAATTCTTTCTCTCTAAAAATATTTCTAGGAGTATCTTTCATCTCTCCTGTTGAACTCTTGATCATTGGAGAGAAGGCGATAATCATTGGCTTAGCACTAACAGCTGTGAAAAATGAAAAAGGAGCTACGTTATTTGTTCCATTCTCATTTACTGTTGAGACCACTGCAATTGGCCTTGGAAGTATAGAGCCAATAAGAAATTTATAATTTTTAGCAAATTCACCATTTGTATCGAAACTTTTCATATTCATAATTTAATCCTTTTGACTACATCCAACTTTTCCAATAATCACTTACTTCATTCTCTGCAAACCACTTTGTTGGCTCAAGTGGATATCTGGCATCAACCATAACGGCATACTCGTCAGTGTGAGTTTTATCATCGACACTATTAAAGGCCTTTGGGTGTGGCCCATGATGAATTCCTTGTGGGTGAAACGTTAGTGCTCCAGCATCTATATTATCTCTACTGAAGAAGTTTCCTTGATGATAGAAAAGAACTTCATCGTAATCAATATTTGAGTGATAGAAAGGAACTCTAAGGACCCCATGCTTTGAGTCCTCTAAAGGCCTTTCTACAAAAGAGCAAATAACAAAATTTCTACAAACATAAGTCGTATGTCCAGAGGGTGGAATATGATACTTATGTGACATCACAGGGCAAAGATCGTAGATAGAGAGCTTCGTTGGATAAACGGAACCTTTCCATCCTTTTGCATCAAGTGGGTTAAAAGGATAAGTAACTGTCGTAATTTTACCTAGTCTTTTTATTTCAACTTTATACTCACTTAAATTTTGTTCAGAGCCAAGTGCGCTCTCAGGAGTTTCAATAACCGTTTGGTCATATAGAGCATTTGGACCAAGCATTCCTCTGTCCGGCTGTTCAAATTCAGAGTTTGATTCGATTTTAAATATCTTTGTCGCATTCTTTACGAAAAGTTTATAAGTTGTCCCTCTTGGAATTGTAATATAATCACCACGCTTATAAGTGAGGTGGCCATAGATCGTTTCAAAATGTCCCTCTCCCTCATGAATGAAGTAGAGTTCATCAAAGTCTGCATTTCTAAAGAAGCATTCAAAGCTCACGGTATAATGAGCAACATTGATTGTAACATCGTTATTAAAGAGAATGGGTTGAAAGTAATTTACTTCTAAGTGATCGCCAAACATTGGCTTTTGGCATCTTGGTTTTAATTCACCTTCGATATTAGTCCAATTTACTGGTGGGTTTTGGTGATAAATCTGACTTACTCTGCCAAAGAAACCTTTTCTTCCATGCTCCTCTTCATAAAGACCTTCTGGAATCTTTACGTGAGCTTGTTTAGAAAAAGTTCCACTTGATTTAAAGCTTTCCATTCTTCTTTCCTATTTTATTTTTTAAAGTTCCAATACCTTCAATAAATAATTCTATCTCATCTCCAGATTGAATCCATTTATCAATCTCAAGCCCACAGCCTGTTCCTACAGTTCCAGAGCCAAAGAGATCTCCTGGGAGAACCCATTCGTCTTGTGAAACATGAGTGATCATTTGGGCAAAAGAGAAGTGAGAGTCTCCGGACTGTCCTCTTGACCATTCCTTTCCATTAACAGTGGCGGTCATTAGAAGGTCAGGCTCTAGACCATCAAACTCATCGATTGTTGTAATAACAGGACCAATGATTGAGCAGAAGTCTTTTCCTTTTGCTGGGCCTAGTCTGATGGCCATCTCTTTCTTTTGAATATCTCTCGCTGAAATATCGTTTAAGATTGTAAAGCCAAAGATATGTTTTAAGGCATCTTCTTCTTTTATATTAATTCCCTCTTTTCCTACAACCATTCCAATTTCTAATTCGTAGTCGAGAATATTAGTATAGCTAGGCCAGAGCACTTCTTCATCAGGTCCAATAAAACCTTGTGTTGCCCCTTTGTAATAAGCAGGTATTTCATACCAAGCTTCAGGAATAGGCTCTCCTCTTTTTTCGAAACCTTTCGCCACATGTTTTTCGTGGGCATAGAAGTCTCTGTAGGTTGCAATTTTATCAAGAGGCTTTGCTAGAGAAATACTTTCATCATCTAGTTTATAAAATGTAGGTGTTCCATCTTTTAATTTTAGGTCTCCAACAAGTTTTAGAAATTGAAAAAGTCCATAGCTCTCTTGAAGAGCATCTAGAGGATCATCACAGAAATTTAAGACGTCAAAGAGAGAGCTTGGGAGAGTTCGATCAGCTCTTTCGTATGGGTTAAATCTTCCTTCTCTTTCATAATCACAGGCCCAGACAAAGTTTGGGTCAATGATAATTCCTTCATTTTCATCTAAGATTCCAAGGCGCGTTTTTCCACCGGGAATGAAGTTATTTCTGTAGTGACAAATTTTCATTTCTTAGCTCTCCCAAATAGATCATTATACTTTGGAAGAATTTTTTCCATTGCTTCAAAGTAGTGTTGCATCTCTTCTTTATTTCCAAGTGAAACTCTTACGTAGTCCGGCATCTCATTTGCCTTAAGAGGACGAATTATCACACCTTCATTTAAAAGGTGCTCAAACATCCACTCACTAGCTTCAAGTGATCCTGTTTTATAAGTGATAAAGTTTGTTATAGACTTTATTGGATTAAAATCATGCTTTGTTAAAAACTCAAAAGTTTCATTATATCTTTTAACATTATTTTTTAGTGTTCTATTTAAGTGAGGTGTATCATTGAGGGCACCTCTCGCTCCTAGTTGTCCAATGAGATTTGGTTCAAAGGGGAGTTTTACCTTGCTGAGATTTGTAATGAAGTCCTCATGAGCAAAGCCATAGCCAACTCTAATTCCTGAAAGCCCGTAGGCCTTAGAAAATGTTCTAAGAGTAATGACGTTGTCATAGCGGTAGTCCATTGAGTCAGGGTAATCATCGCAGTCTTTTGCGAATTCAAAATATGCTTCATCTAGTAAAACAATGACGTG
This sequence is a window from Halobacteriovorax sp. JY17. Protein-coding genes within it:
- the rseP gene encoding RIP metalloprotease RseP produces the protein MIEKVLIFILFLGPLVFFHELGHFLFARLFGVKVQVFSIGFGPKLFKFKKGDTEYALSLIPLGGYVKMFGDDPFNGDAIPVEERKYSFTHKSKWARFWIVFGGPLANFIMAYVIFFSLLIGGEKMPELKMGLVTKDSKFANFGIKTGDILKEVNGESVSNPSDVVLMDGGVKTLTVERFGEMKTVNIGMSGEEFFEEMVNYPPFLRRPVMTSYNGEVFALSLNKDSVNWGESLDELADHAENQSVYLFKMKKDADLGDINIQEERPFVSEVKIGNKGMENFFKTMREAKLYPNDMFVKSISMKSPAEKAGILGGNIILGLNGEDIYSFEVLRATLQKIETKEVQVKILADNIEKSVSLTPDVKPQGEKKVKLIGVYSNGVFQGMRFVDTPSKGFVGSFTGAFSRTWDTIVKTVGSFKKLIVGEVSLKNIGGPLAIGKVASDSFQTSLSYFFQLMALISVNLGVINLFPIPVLDGGHILFLGLEFLNRGPVSRRKMEIAQQFGLSMLLMLMIGAIFNDVVRFF
- the pssA gene encoding CDP-diacylglycerol--serine O-phosphatidyltransferase; translation: MIDQPKRLAFFLPNTFTALNMACGFASVIMSWNGQFYNASMILLLGAIFDSVDGRVARMTGTQSQFGEQFDSISDVVSFGIAPAFLVYNCFFKDLGRLGMVVSFIYLLCGALRLARFNANIDKVSSDYFQGLPIPTAALGLVGYVLLAIEFELIKTLTPFTIFYVVLYSLLMISNVPFYSFKNAAWVKTHKKRVLALIFLLLALIFTYEQLMIGVITGAYVLGGLIYFITHKGALEDVFSWKSENDEINEGN
- the truA gene encoding tRNA pseudouridine(38-40) synthase TruA, whose protein sequence is MNFYKLKIKYKGQRYQGWQKQPHSELTIQGQLEKALLKIVKSNDIHTIGSGRTDSGVHALAQVARIQIPFSIESSSLLKAINSHLPDDIECMTCEDSSEDFHPVFGAKDKTYRYVFSLGKRRDALAGDMVTYLSRSLDIEKMKMACKEFIGEHDFADFYTTGTEVSSTVRRIFDCSLEKSSGSGFLKDIYPEYFVFEVKGSGFLKQMVRLMVATIWNIGEGKVSLDELRVALSSPTGRKLAPVAPPQGLYLYEVNY
- the tig gene encoding trigger factor, translating into MSYTVETINDCTKKIVFNFETLDLTAEIKTAIVQKQKTTSLKGFRKGKAPLSMVEQVYGPQIQSEALNQFVQNQFFDAVQKEELRIVGYPSFENMNYDEGKSVKFDALVEIFPTVEVKGLDKITVAKETVAVSDEDVTAMEKNYLGSRAEMKEIEEDVKLANGQFAVLNFQGEKEDGEKPENMKGEEFLLEIGSGQFIPGFEEGMIGMKKGEKKVIELTFPGDYHVEELKNSKVKFDTELLEIKQKVFPDFTDELAKEFGFETVEDFKTKTKDNLFKQKEREVAEKMHQEILEKLIEANKFDVPASLVSQQEASLKEDLSRNLKGQGFNEQMLGEYFEKWAGDLSEKATFQVRSGLILDNLAKKYNVEATDSDFDAKIEEMAAGSGMQADQIKGYYSSDAKLKGNLMYAIREEKTFEKIKEEIKLK
- a CDS encoding flavin reductase family protein, encoding MNMKSFDTNGEFAKNYKFLIGSILPRPIAVVSTVNENGTNNVAPFSFFTAVSAKPMIIAFSPMIKSSTGEMKDTPRNIFREKEFVVSFVSEEIIDQINTTSVELPYGEDEFKLAGLTPIDSDIVKAKRILESKIHFECIYRDHLSYGDEPGCGQIITGEVVKVHINEDLLDSGRIDTSKFKPVGRGAGNDWILCDHLIQRERLMQKQIQK
- a CDS encoding homogentisate 1,2-dioxygenase yields the protein MESFKSSGTFSKQAHVKIPEGLYEEEHGRKGFFGRVSQIYHQNPPVNWTNIEGELKPRCQKPMFGDHLEVNYFQPILFNNDVTINVAHYTVSFECFFRNADFDELYFIHEGEGHFETIYGHLTYKRGDYITIPRGTTYKLFVKNATKIFKIESNSEFEQPDRGMLGPNALYDQTVIETPESALGSEQNLSEYKVEIKRLGKITTVTYPFNPLDAKGWKGSVYPTKLSIYDLCPVMSHKYHIPPSGHTTYVCRNFVICSFVERPLEDSKHGVLRVPFYHSNIDYDEVLFYHQGNFFSRDNIDAGALTFHPQGIHHGPHPKAFNSVDDKTHTDEYAVMVDARYPLEPTKWFAENEVSDYWKSWM
- a CDS encoding fumarylacetoacetate hydrolase family protein encodes the protein MKICHYRNNFIPGGKTRLGILDENEGIIIDPNFVWACDYEREGRFNPYERADRTLPSSLFDVLNFCDDPLDALQESYGLFQFLKLVGDLKLKDGTPTFYKLDDESISLAKPLDKIATYRDFYAHEKHVAKGFEKRGEPIPEAWYEIPAYYKGATQGFIGPDEEVLWPSYTNILDYELEIGMVVGKEGINIKEEDALKHIFGFTILNDISARDIQKKEMAIRLGPAKGKDFCSIIGPVITTIDEFDGLEPDLLMTATVNGKEWSRGQSGDSHFSFAQMITHVSQDEWVLPGDLFGSGTVGTGCGLEIDKWIQSGDEIELFIEGIGTLKNKIGKKNGKL
- the hisC gene encoding histidinol-phosphate transaminase, with the protein product MEKLARTLVPDYLKELQVYQAGKPIEEVAREKGLTNISKLASNENPLGPSPYAIKEMTGGLWDLHRYPDMHAFQLKKSLCKLYNLKPGNIILGNGSEGIMAYIARAFLQPGDEVLTCENTFIGFYILTRSVGAHLKKVPLTKDYRFDVEALAKSINEKTKAIYIANPNNPTGTYITKKEFDYLMEYVPDHVIVLLDEAYFEFAKDCDDYPDSMDYRYDNVITLRTFSKAYGLSGIRVGYGFAHEDFITNLSKVKLPFEPNLIGQLGARGALNDTPHLNRTLKNNVKRYNETFEFLTKHDFNPIKSITNFITYKTGSLEASEWMFEHLLNEGVIIRPLKANEMPDYVRVSLGNKEEMQHYFEAMEKILPKYNDLFGRAKK